One genomic segment of Bradyrhizobium prioriisuperbiae includes these proteins:
- a CDS encoding LysR family transcriptional regulator: MDLRQLRTFRSVAELGSLSKASDRLRVAQPALSRHIKLLEHELRVELFTRNGRGMILTSAGQMLLDRTSGVVRQIEQVRDDLQSIKGTPSGNVVLGLVPTVSCVLSAGFARRIVERFPDISLRIVESYGGHLVEWLHRGEMDLAIIYGPSTDLHLSVQTLGRDDLVAVGPHGCGLAQRKQVDIGWLAAQKLVLPSNSHGLRVLIEKAAARKSLSLNVSVEADSFRVLTSFVEEGLGFTVLPQSAVRTEVAQGRLEIADIVKPTLSRELILAAPADRPPSIATASISSLIRKEIQSLADDGLWNIRLAAQTERSVARGKRSQAK; encoded by the coding sequence ATGGACTTACGCCAGCTCCGAACATTCCGGTCGGTCGCCGAACTGGGCAGTCTCAGCAAGGCCTCCGACCGCCTGCGCGTCGCCCAGCCGGCACTGAGTCGGCACATCAAGCTGCTTGAGCACGAATTGCGGGTAGAACTGTTCACCCGCAACGGCCGCGGCATGATCCTCACCAGTGCCGGCCAGATGCTGCTCGATCGCACCAGCGGTGTCGTCAGGCAGATCGAGCAGGTGCGCGACGACCTGCAATCGATCAAGGGGACCCCATCGGGGAATGTGGTGCTCGGGCTGGTGCCCACAGTCAGTTGCGTGCTGTCTGCCGGCTTCGCCCGCCGCATTGTCGAGCGGTTTCCCGACATTTCACTGCGGATCGTCGAAAGCTATGGCGGGCATCTGGTGGAATGGCTGCACCGTGGCGAAATGGATCTCGCCATCATCTACGGGCCATCCACCGATCTGCATCTCTCGGTGCAAACGCTGGGGCGTGACGACTTGGTCGCGGTCGGCCCTCACGGTTGCGGGCTGGCCCAGCGCAAGCAGGTCGACATCGGCTGGCTGGCCGCGCAAAAGCTGGTGCTGCCGAGCAACTCGCACGGACTTCGTGTGCTGATCGAGAAAGCCGCCGCCCGCAAGTCGCTGTCTCTCAACGTCTCGGTCGAAGCCGACTCGTTTCGTGTGCTGACCAGTTTTGTCGAGGAAGGGCTCGGGTTCACCGTGCTGCCGCAGTCGGCGGTTCGCACCGAAGTTGCGCAGGGCCGCCTCGAAATCGCTGATATCGTCAAGCCGACTCTCAGCCGCGAACTGATCCTGGCGGCGCCGGCCGACCGTCCGCCGTCGATCGCGACTGCCAGCATTTCGAGCCTGATCCGCAAGGAGATCCAGAGCCTCGCCGACGACGGGCTCTGGAATATTCGTCTGGCGGCACAAACCGAGCGTAGCGTTGCACGAGGCAAGCGGTCGCAAGCCAAGTGA
- a CDS encoding thiamine pyrophosphate-dependent enzyme produces the protein MSATFGTMHRRDAVKALLADRGDLLVVAGLGSSTYDLFAAGEHDANFYLWGAMGGAAMIGLGLAQAQPKRPVLVLTGDGEQLMGLGALFTVGVSRPLNLTIAVLDNGHFGETGMQLSHSGRGARLGTVAEGAGFTSVTDVADLAGIESYRGKLQSVSEGPRFLRISIAPGNPPRVLPPRDGAFVKNRFRQHLGFQVT, from the coding sequence ATGTCAGCGACATTTGGAACAATGCATCGTCGTGATGCGGTCAAGGCGTTGCTGGCCGACCGCGGGGATTTGCTGGTGGTGGCCGGACTCGGCTCCTCGACCTACGACCTGTTCGCGGCCGGAGAGCATGACGCCAATTTCTATCTCTGGGGCGCGATGGGCGGCGCGGCGATGATCGGACTGGGCCTGGCCCAGGCGCAGCCGAAGCGGCCGGTGCTGGTGCTGACCGGCGATGGCGAGCAATTGATGGGCCTCGGCGCCCTGTTCACGGTCGGCGTCAGTCGGCCGCTCAATCTGACCATTGCGGTGCTCGATAACGGTCATTTCGGTGAAACCGGCATGCAGCTCAGCCATTCCGGGCGCGGTGCGCGTCTTGGCACGGTGGCCGAGGGCGCAGGCTTTACGTCGGTCACCGACGTCGCTGATCTCGCCGGCATCGAGTCCTATCGCGGCAAGCTGCAGAGTGTGAGCGAAGGACCGCGCTTCCTGCGCATCTCGATCGCACCGGGTAATCCGCCCCGCGTGCTGCCGCCGCGCGATGGTGCGTTTGTCAAGAACCGGTTCCGCCAGCACCTCGGGTTTCAGGTCACTTAA
- a CDS encoding thiamine pyrophosphate-binding protein, translated as MDGVAEKTGPQSDGAAGPDWPLQIYRTLKQYDVAQVCYVPDAGHSRLITLSHDDPAVTATVLTTEEEGVALCAGAWLGGSRSVLLMQSSGVGNCVNMFSLMNSCRFPFLTLVTMRGEWAEFNPWQIPMGQATPGAFELMGVTVLRINHPEEAEEVVSAAASLAFDGDQQVAVLISQRMIGRKKWLEQK; from the coding sequence ATGGATGGTGTCGCTGAGAAGACCGGCCCGCAGAGCGACGGGGCCGCGGGACCCGACTGGCCGCTCCAGATCTACCGGACCCTGAAACAATATGATGTCGCGCAAGTCTGCTATGTGCCGGATGCCGGCCATTCGCGGCTGATCACGCTGTCCCACGACGATCCGGCTGTGACGGCCACGGTGTTGACCACCGAGGAAGAGGGCGTCGCGCTCTGCGCGGGGGCCTGGCTCGGTGGCAGCCGTTCCGTACTGCTGATGCAGTCGAGCGGGGTCGGCAACTGCGTCAACATGTTCTCGCTGATGAACTCCTGCAGGTTTCCATTCCTCACTCTGGTGACCATGCGCGGTGAATGGGCCGAGTTCAATCCCTGGCAGATTCCGATGGGGCAGGCGACGCCGGGCGCGTTCGAGCTGATGGGCGTCACCGTGCTGCGGATCAATCATCCGGAGGAAGCCGAGGAGGTGGTGTCGGCGGCAGCGTCGCTGGCCTTTGACGGCGACCAGCAGGTGGCCGTCCTCATCTCCCAACGCATGATTGGCCGCAAGAAATGGCTGGAGCAGAAGTGA
- a CDS encoding NAD(P)-dependent oxidoreductase, with the protein MLVVGLAIASIRAPDLHICFKLSCRSFIGCNPLRAYAHRHRRLAQVAARQQETENEQQFREWKHMEKVGFIGLGRMGRPMASNLCRKGFRLTVNDINPEAVAELELLQAASAPTVAEVTKASDIIVTMLPNSAVVADVIGRVDGIIANAKPGSLILDMSTIDPDTTDRLAKDAAAKGLRFVDAPVGRLASHADRGESLFMVGGSVADFERVKPLLEAMGNTIYHCGDVGTGTRTKLVNNFLAVSSCQMNAEALALSQRFGLNLERTLDVLYGTTAVNGQLKIAWPTKVLVDDTEPGFTIDLAHKDLTLIIDSANAAKAPMPMAAAAREAFSTARARGFGAKDFSAMVDVLCDLAGIKKPRLPKT; encoded by the coding sequence TTGCTTGTCGTTGGTTTAGCTATCGCATCAATTCGGGCACCTGACCTTCACATCTGTTTCAAGCTGTCATGCCGTTCTTTTATAGGCTGCAATCCGCTGCGCGCGTATGCTCACCGGCACAGGCGTCTTGCCCAGGTTGCTGCACGACAGCAAGAAACTGAAAACGAACAACAATTCAGGGAATGGAAGCACATGGAAAAAGTCGGCTTTATCGGATTGGGTCGCATGGGACGGCCGATGGCATCCAACCTGTGCCGCAAGGGCTTTCGCCTCACCGTCAACGACATCAACCCCGAGGCCGTTGCCGAACTCGAGCTGCTGCAGGCCGCCAGCGCGCCGACGGTCGCCGAGGTGACGAAGGCCTCCGACATCATCGTCACCATGCTGCCGAACTCGGCCGTGGTGGCCGATGTCATCGGCCGTGTCGACGGCATCATCGCCAACGCCAAGCCTGGCTCGCTGATCCTGGACATGAGCACCATCGATCCGGACACCACCGACCGGCTGGCCAAGGATGCCGCCGCCAAAGGACTGCGTTTTGTCGACGCCCCGGTGGGTCGGCTCGCTAGCCACGCCGACCGCGGGGAGTCGCTATTTATGGTCGGCGGATCAGTCGCGGATTTCGAGCGTGTCAAGCCGCTGCTCGAGGCGATGGGAAACACCATCTACCATTGCGGCGATGTCGGCACCGGCACCCGGACCAAACTGGTGAACAATTTCCTCGCGGTGTCGTCCTGCCAGATGAATGCCGAAGCGCTGGCGCTGTCGCAGCGCTTCGGGCTCAATCTCGAGCGCACTCTCGACGTGCTCTATGGCACCACCGCGGTCAACGGCCAGCTCAAGATCGCATGGCCGACCAAGGTGCTGGTCGACGACACCGAGCCCGGCTTCACCATCGATCTCGCCCACAAGGATCTGACGCTGATCATTGATTCCGCCAACGCCGCGAAGGCGCCGATGCCGATGGCCGCAGCCGCGCGGGAGGCTTTCAGCACCGCACGGGCGCGCGGTTTCGGCGCGAAGGATTTCTCGGCCATGGTCGATGTGCTATGCGACCTCGCTGGCATCAAGAAGCCACGGTTGCCGAAGACATAA
- a CDS encoding Rieske (2Fe-2S) protein: protein MADEWIAICESERLVERSIIPARVDGIELIVLRDASEIYAFERACPHEQADLCRGDVRDGRLFCPRHRASFDLRDGQISPGWPSRDLRRYPVRIADGQVWVYVKAMSFDKAP from the coding sequence ATGGCGGACGAATGGATTGCAATTTGTGAGTCCGAGCGCCTGGTTGAGCGCTCGATCATTCCCGCTCGTGTCGATGGCATCGAGCTCATCGTGTTGCGCGATGCCTCGGAGATCTACGCCTTCGAGCGCGCCTGCCCCCATGAGCAGGCCGATCTTTGCCGGGGAGATGTCCGGGATGGCCGGTTGTTCTGCCCGCGTCATCGCGCGTCGTTCGACCTGCGCGACGGCCAGATCTCGCCGGGATGGCCGAGCAGGGATCTGCGCCGCTACCCCGTGCGAATTGCTGACGGACAGGTCTGGGTTTATGTGAAGGCGATGAGCTTCGACAAAGCACCGTAG
- a CDS encoding ABC transporter ATP-binding protein, whose translation MLEIRDMVCGYGQVTALKGVSLTVAAGQLVALIGANGAGKSTTLRAISGLVPPRAGTLLFDGEDITHAGPQRVLKRGIAHCPEGRRVFPHMSVEENLEMGAYLRSDGAAVATDMARIYGEFPRLAERRRQVAGTLSGGEQQMLAIGRALMSRPRLVLFDEPSLGLAPNIVEQTFAIIRAIRDAGTTVLLVEQNAFAALEMCDHAYLLESGRVVLSGPGADLIENEHVRRAYLGG comes from the coding sequence ATGCTTGAAATCCGCGACATGGTGTGTGGCTATGGCCAGGTCACGGCGCTGAAAGGCGTGTCGCTCACGGTTGCCGCCGGACAACTGGTGGCGCTGATCGGCGCCAATGGCGCCGGCAAGAGCACGACCTTGCGTGCGATCTCGGGGCTCGTACCGCCGCGCGCCGGCACCCTGCTGTTCGACGGCGAAGACATCACCCATGCCGGTCCACAGCGGGTGCTCAAACGCGGTATCGCCCACTGTCCGGAAGGCCGGCGGGTGTTTCCGCACATGAGTGTGGAGGAAAATCTCGAAATGGGCGCCTATCTGCGCTCGGATGGCGCTGCGGTCGCAACCGATATGGCTCGCATTTATGGCGAGTTTCCGCGGCTGGCCGAGCGGCGCCGGCAAGTCGCCGGCACACTGTCGGGCGGCGAGCAGCAGATGCTGGCGATCGGCCGCGCCTTGATGTCGCGTCCGCGGCTGGTCTTGTTTGACGAGCCGTCACTGGGGCTCGCGCCCAATATCGTCGAACAGACCTTCGCCATCATCCGCGCCATCCGCGATGCCGGCACCACCGTGCTGCTGGTGGAGCAGAACGCCTTCGCCGCGCTCGAGATGTGCGACCATGCCTATCTGCTGGAATCCGGACGAGTGGTGTTGTCCGGTCCTGGTGCGGACCTGATCGAGAACGAGCATGTGCGCCGTGCGTATCTCGGCGGATAG
- a CDS encoding ABC transporter ATP-binding protein has translation MTASSAPVLAIEHVGVQFGGLVALSDLNFSVGEGEIVSLIGPNGAGKTTAFNVMTGFLAPSKGEVRYRGVPLSGLKSHQIADLGLIRTFQRTSVFPGDTVFDNVLIGLHRQNKVRLPASVLGLPRARASERALRARAAEIIDWVGLAARSDDIAGSLSYGEQRLVGVALALAAEPSMLLLDEPVSGMNASETHTFVQLIRSIRDRGVTILLVEHDMPMVMSVSDRIVVLNYGRIIAEGVPETIRANPDVIEAYLGKGARHA, from the coding sequence ATGACAGCGAGTTCCGCACCGGTTCTGGCGATCGAGCATGTCGGCGTCCAGTTCGGCGGCCTGGTGGCACTGTCCGATCTCAATTTCAGCGTCGGCGAAGGCGAGATCGTCAGCCTGATTGGCCCCAACGGCGCCGGCAAGACCACCGCCTTCAACGTGATGACGGGCTTCCTCGCCCCGAGCAAAGGCGAGGTGCGTTACCGCGGCGTGCCGTTGAGCGGATTAAAGTCGCATCAGATCGCCGACCTCGGCCTGATCCGGACGTTCCAGCGCACCAGCGTGTTCCCCGGCGACACCGTGTTCGATAATGTGCTGATTGGCCTGCATCGGCAAAACAAAGTGCGACTGCCGGCTTCGGTGCTAGGCCTGCCGCGGGCGCGCGCATCCGAGCGGGCGTTGCGCGCGCGGGCAGCCGAGATCATCGACTGGGTCGGGCTTGCCGCGCGCAGCGACGATATCGCAGGCTCACTGTCCTATGGCGAGCAACGGCTGGTCGGCGTTGCGCTGGCGCTGGCGGCCGAGCCGTCGATGCTGTTGCTGGATGAGCCGGTGTCCGGCATGAATGCCTCGGAAACCCACACCTTCGTGCAACTGATCCGCTCGATCAGAGACCGCGGCGTCACCATCTTGCTGGTCGAGCACGATATGCCGATGGTGATGAGTGTGTCGGATCGCATTGTGGTGCTGAACTACGGCCGCATCATCGCCGAGGGCGTGCCCGAGACGATCCGCGCCAATCCCGATGTCATCGAAGCCTATCTCGGCAAGGGGGCACGCCATGCTTGA
- a CDS encoding branched-chain amino acid ABC transporter permease yields MNRLTGFLVGLLAFASVPLWLHDPYLLNALITTGIFIIAAMSLNLLLGFTGQLSLGHVAFFGIGAYVSALTSLGFDIGLPGGFRIVHEPWPAVAGFVLAIAIASLCGYLVGRLSFRVRGAYFVIVSISFAEVVRLVALNWVELTQGPLALTSIPSFTLALPAFGSLTLRTKLQNYYAVLAVGAATYVLISQLVHSPFGRAMRALKENETLAVSVGINVTRTLTLAAVVSAGIAGAAGSLYAHYIRIIDPDVFMFLNTVTMVIMVISGGKGSLAGPIVGGLIFGLLPVALRPIMAPEAQWIAYGVVLIVILFVLPRGIVPSLAGHWRRFRRAKPAVGFVERNVEERA; encoded by the coding sequence ATGAACCGGTTGACAGGCTTCCTCGTCGGTCTGCTCGCTTTCGCCTCGGTGCCGCTCTGGCTGCATGATCCGTATCTGCTCAACGCGCTGATCACCACCGGCATCTTCATCATTGCCGCCATGAGCCTCAATTTGCTGCTTGGCTTTACCGGGCAACTGAGCCTGGGCCATGTAGCGTTTTTCGGCATCGGCGCCTATGTCAGCGCGCTGACGTCGTTGGGCTTCGATATCGGTTTGCCGGGCGGTTTCCGCATCGTGCACGAGCCGTGGCCGGCGGTCGCGGGTTTCGTATTAGCGATCGCGATCGCGTCGCTGTGTGGTTATCTGGTCGGGCGGCTATCGTTCCGTGTGCGTGGCGCTTATTTTGTGATCGTATCGATCTCGTTCGCCGAAGTGGTGCGGCTGGTGGCGCTAAACTGGGTGGAGTTGACCCAGGGGCCGCTGGCGCTGACCAGCATTCCCTCGTTCACCCTGGCGCTGCCGGCGTTCGGCAGCCTGACCCTGCGCACCAAGCTGCAGAACTATTATGCGGTGCTGGCGGTGGGGGCCGCCACCTATGTCCTGATCTCCCAGCTGGTCCATTCGCCGTTCGGCCGCGCAATGCGGGCGCTGAAGGAGAACGAGACGCTCGCGGTGTCCGTCGGCATTAATGTGACGCGCACACTGACGCTTGCCGCCGTCGTCTCCGCCGGCATCGCGGGGGCGGCCGGCAGTCTTTATGCCCATTACATCCGCATCATCGATCCGGACGTGTTCATGTTTCTCAACACCGTCACCATGGTGATCATGGTGATCAGCGGCGGCAAGGGATCGCTGGCGGGGCCGATTGTCGGTGGCCTGATCTTCGGGCTGCTGCCGGTGGCATTGCGGCCGATCATGGCGCCGGAAGCACAATGGATCGCCTATGGCGTGGTGCTGATCGTGATCCTGTTCGTGCTGCCGCGCGGCATCGTGCCCTCGCTCGCTGGACATTGGCGCCGTTTCCGGCGGGCGAAACCAGCAGTCGGTTTTGTCGAACGCAATGTCGAGGAGCGGGCATGA
- a CDS encoding branched-chain amino acid ABC transporter permease — translation MSEFLQHLVNTLVLGGTYALLGIGLTLIFGIMNVVNFTHGVLYTFGAYMMFLITQQLGVNFFLALPLAVVAGWLLGALIELTLLRPLRGSDIDTTMLVMIGAWIAMQSGALWTWGGVAKSVATPFPEEPLVLGPVSVSWLRLFVLGAAACLIIASYLLINRTKLGRAMRATFQDHDTAALMGVNVNLIYTSTFAIGSSLAASAGALLGPVYVIFPQMGDLAAAKSFAIVILGGLGNITGAVIGGFTLALAEELGAGYVSSGYRDAMGFLIIIAVLLFKPTGLFARTERVG, via the coding sequence ATGAGCGAATTCCTGCAGCATCTGGTCAACACCCTGGTCCTCGGCGGCACCTACGCGCTGCTGGGGATCGGGCTGACGCTGATCTTCGGCATCATGAATGTGGTGAATTTCACCCATGGCGTGCTCTACACCTTCGGCGCCTACATGATGTTCCTGATCACCCAGCAACTCGGGGTGAATTTCTTTCTCGCGCTGCCGCTGGCCGTGGTTGCCGGCTGGCTGCTCGGTGCGCTGATCGAACTGACGCTGCTGCGGCCGCTGCGCGGCTCCGACATCGACACCACCATGCTGGTGATGATCGGCGCCTGGATCGCGATGCAGTCCGGTGCGCTGTGGACCTGGGGCGGGGTCGCGAAATCGGTGGCGACGCCGTTTCCGGAAGAGCCGTTGGTGCTCGGCCCGGTGTCGGTGTCGTGGCTGCGGCTGTTCGTGCTCGGCGCCGCGGCCTGCCTGATTATCGCCTCGTATCTGCTGATCAATCGCACCAAGCTCGGCCGCGCCATGCGCGCCACCTTTCAGGACCACGACACCGCGGCGCTGATGGGCGTTAATGTCAATCTGATCTACACCTCGACCTTCGCCATCGGATCGAGCCTGGCGGCGTCGGCGGGCGCGCTGCTCGGGCCGGTGTATGTGATCTTCCCGCAGATGGGCGATCTCGCCGCCGCCAAGTCGTTTGCCATCGTCATTCTCGGCGGCCTCGGCAACATCACGGGCGCGGTAATCGGTGGCTTCACACTGGCGTTGGCGGAAGAGCTTGGCGCCGGTTACGTGTCGTCGGGTTATCGCGATGCGATGGGTTTTCTGATCATCATCGCGGTGCTGCTGTTCAAGCCGACCGGATTGTTCGCCAGGACGGAGCGCGTCGGATGA
- a CDS encoding ABC transporter substrate-binding protein, translated as MTAFKSLPAIALALAMLDGTASAQTIKIGVNEPLTGAFAASGTYVVNGAKIAADEINAKGGLLGQKLELVIEDNKSNPTEAAAVAEKLITRDKTPVMMGAWGSSLTLAVMPKLVDYETPMVVETSSSGKITTSGNPFIFRISPPSSVEAAAFAPLVGKIGLKKVDFLVINNDWGRGAAEDFGKMLKDKGVTVGLIETMDQSAQDMSAQLSKFKSSDADTLMITTAVDQLTLIFKQAAALGLKKRIITTGGSQNPDQIIEQAGAAANGTMHLTTFLPWFPEKTPNPEATAYFISEWKKRGFQFAGVTESFRGYDGIRTAAAAIQKAGKAEPAAIKAALWNIDVKGLNGDIIFKKSGPAGQESGQSQPNVYMIEINDGKISLSSL; from the coding sequence ATGACCGCGTTCAAGTCTCTTCCGGCGATCGCGCTGGCGCTCGCCATGCTCGATGGCACAGCCTCGGCACAAACCATCAAGATCGGCGTCAACGAGCCGCTGACCGGCGCCTTTGCCGCATCCGGCACCTACGTCGTCAACGGCGCAAAGATTGCAGCCGATGAGATCAACGCCAAGGGCGGCTTGCTCGGCCAGAAGCTCGAGCTTGTGATCGAGGACAACAAGAGCAACCCGACCGAGGCAGCCGCGGTTGCGGAAAAGCTGATCACCCGCGACAAGACCCCGGTGATGATGGGCGCCTGGGGGTCGAGCCTCACGCTCGCGGTGATGCCCAAGCTCGTTGATTATGAGACGCCGATGGTGGTCGAGACGTCGTCCTCGGGCAAGATCACCACATCCGGCAATCCCTTTATCTTCCGCATCTCGCCGCCGTCGTCGGTGGAGGCGGCGGCGTTCGCCCCGCTGGTGGGCAAGATCGGGCTCAAGAAGGTCGACTTCCTGGTCATCAACAATGACTGGGGCCGCGGCGCCGCCGAAGACTTCGGCAAGATGCTGAAGGACAAGGGCGTCACCGTCGGTCTGATCGAAACCATGGATCAGTCGGCACAGGACATGAGCGCGCAGCTCTCCAAGTTCAAGAGCTCCGACGCCGACACGCTGATGATCACGACCGCAGTGGACCAGCTCACTCTGATCTTCAAGCAGGCGGCCGCACTTGGGCTGAAGAAACGCATCATCACCACCGGCGGCTCGCAGAATCCCGACCAGATCATCGAGCAGGCGGGCGCAGCCGCCAACGGCACCATGCACCTGACGACCTTCCTGCCCTGGTTCCCGGAGAAAACCCCGAATCCGGAAGCGACCGCTTACTTCATTTCCGAGTGGAAGAAGCGCGGCTTCCAGTTCGCCGGTGTGACGGAAAGTTTCCGTGGCTATGACGGCATTCGCACCGCGGCCGCCGCAATCCAGAAAGCCGGCAAGGCCGAGCCCGCGGCGATCAAGGCGGCGCTGTGGAACATCGACGTCAAGGGCCTCAACGGCGACATCATCTTCAAGAAGTCGGGGCCGGCCGGCCAGGAGAGCGGCCAGAGCCAGCCGAACGTCTACATGATCGAAATCAACGACGGCAAGATCTCGCTGTCGTCGCTGTAA
- a CDS encoding xanthine dehydrogenase family Fe-S subunit encodes MTPLVLTVNDRAVDAAIEPRTNLADFVRDKLDLTGTHLGCEHGVCGACTLLLDGVPARSCITFAVTCGGARVTTIEGLDHDEVAIELRAAFTREHALQCGYCTPGMLISARDLVLRLPDADEQRIRIGLSGNLCRCTGYVGIVRAVRSVISARRARGIAPVSGRAGLGPAGAGHQIGVCTASARLTRVQDVEAADTGAPIVIPDFTPAMVLDQHFDIAHPPERVLEIFGDIVAVAACLPGAALTGDPKPEHVTGAIRVKIGPIAAAFQGAARIERDPASRSGRIIGIGNDARSRSSTQGEIRYRLLPLDGGAATRVELAIGYSLKGLLAQVGRPALVRDLAARLIAEFASNLDRRLSGGAMDAVAAPAKDLNGLSLLFGLVCGQLKQWLRHRGGRGDTA; translated from the coding sequence ATGACGCCCCTCGTGCTCACCGTCAACGACCGCGCCGTCGATGCGGCGATCGAGCCCCGCACCAACCTCGCGGACTTCGTCCGCGACAAGCTGGATCTGACCGGCACCCATCTCGGCTGCGAGCACGGCGTCTGCGGCGCCTGCACCCTGCTGCTCGACGGCGTCCCGGCCCGCAGCTGCATCACCTTTGCCGTCACCTGCGGCGGCGCCCGTGTCACCACCATCGAAGGCCTCGATCACGACGAAGTCGCGATCGAACTGCGGGCGGCCTTTACCCGCGAGCACGCCTTGCAGTGCGGTTACTGCACGCCGGGCATGCTGATATCGGCGCGTGACCTGGTGCTGCGGCTGCCGGACGCGGACGAGCAGCGGATTCGTATCGGCCTCAGTGGCAATCTCTGCCGTTGCACCGGGTATGTCGGCATCGTGCGCGCAGTGCGCTCAGTGATCTCGGCGCGGCGGGCCCGTGGCATTGCGCCTGTGTCCGGCCGCGCTGGCCTTGGTCCGGCAGGGGCCGGGCACCAGATTGGCGTTTGCACCGCCAGCGCGAGGCTTACGCGCGTGCAGGATGTCGAAGCGGCTGATACCGGGGCACCCATTGTCATTCCCGATTTCACGCCGGCGATGGTGCTCGACCAGCATTTCGACATCGCCCATCCGCCGGAACGAGTGTTGGAGATCTTCGGCGATATCGTTGCGGTCGCGGCCTGCCTGCCCGGTGCCGCGCTGACCGGTGATCCGAAGCCGGAACATGTCACCGGGGCGATCCGAGTCAAAATTGGCCCGATCGCCGCGGCCTTCCAGGGCGCGGCGCGCATCGAGCGCGATCCCGCCAGCCGATCCGGCCGTATTATCGGCATCGGCAATGATGCGCGCAGCCGGTCCTCGACCCAGGGTGAAATCCGCTACCGCCTGTTACCGCTCGACGGCGGCGCCGCGACACGGGTGGAGCTTGCGATCGGCTACAGCCTGAAGGGCCTGCTGGCGCAGGTCGGCCGTCCCGCGCTGGTGCGGGATCTCGCCGCGCGGCTGATCGCCGAGTTTGCAAGCAATCTCGATCGCCGCCTGTCGGGCGGCGCCATGGATGCGGTTGCTGCACCGGCCAAGGATTTGAATGGATTATCGCTGTTGTTCGGTCTCGTGTGCGGCCAGCTGAAGCAATGGCTTCGCCACCGCGGGGGACGTGGAGACACAGCGTGA
- a CDS encoding FAD binding domain-containing protein, translating to MKPAPFAYERPADLGAALAAMAGTDGVIKIMAGGQSLGPMLNLRLVAPDLIVDIAGLAELKHVEVSGGELVIGACVTHADIEDGRIPDLTRGAMQRVASAIAYRAVRNRGTIGGSLSHADPSADWVSALAALGATLSLRSRTGTRRVAVADFVIGALESALRPGEIVEAVRVPAMASSARWGYAKSCRKPGEFAHAIGAVLIDVDAATARVVVGAVEAAPIVLADGAELFGGRITADFGRQFDARVADAFLAKAGLANATDRHIHVAVLRRAVAEAAA from the coding sequence ATGAAACCGGCTCCCTTCGCCTATGAACGCCCCGCCGATCTCGGTGCTGCGCTGGCTGCCATGGCGGGCACCGATGGCGTGATCAAGATCATGGCCGGTGGCCAGTCGCTCGGCCCGATGCTGAATTTGCGGCTGGTGGCGCCGGATCTGATTGTGGATATCGCAGGTCTTGCGGAACTGAAGCATGTGGAGGTGAGCGGTGGCGAACTGGTAATCGGCGCCTGCGTCACCCACGCCGATATCGAGGACGGCCGCATTCCCGACCTCACCCGTGGCGCCATGCAACGGGTGGCCAGTGCCATCGCCTATCGTGCGGTGCGCAATCGCGGCACCATCGGCGGCTCGCTCAGCCATGCGGATCCCTCGGCCGACTGGGTTTCGGCGTTGGCGGCGCTCGGTGCGACACTGAGCCTGCGCAGTCGCACCGGAACACGCCGCGTCGCGGTGGCAGATTTCGTAATCGGCGCACTGGAGTCGGCGCTGCGGCCCGGCGAGATCGTCGAAGCTGTGCGAGTGCCGGCGATGGCATCCTCGGCACGCTGGGGATACGCCAAGAGCTGCCGCAAGCCGGGCGAATTCGCTCACGCCATTGGTGCGGTGCTGATCGATGTCGATGCGGCGACGGCTCGCGTGGTGGTCGGTGCCGTGGAAGCCGCACCGATTGTCCTGGCCGACGGCGCCGAACTGTTTGGCGGCCGCATCACGGCCGATTTCGGCCGACAGTTCGACGCCCGCGTCGCCGATGCTTTTCTCGCCAAGGCCGGCCTTGCGAATGCAACCGACCGGCACATCCATGTCGCGGTGCTGCGCCGCGCCGTTGCAGAGGCCGCGGCATGA